Within Paralichthys olivaceus isolate ysfri-2021 chromosome 14, ASM2471397v2, whole genome shotgun sequence, the genomic segment TTTCAAATATACAGCAGCTCAAACCATGGATATTTTTGCCTTTAATCTAAAATCCTTAATCTGAGTccttttaattcattttttctgatcagtgtttctcctcctctttctccacagGTACCTCAAAGAGGACAAAACAGTTTGGGACTTTCCCTGGGAATTACGTGAAGGAGGTGAAAGTGTAACGATATCTAATCAGGCTGTAAATCACGGTTGCCTGTCGAGCTTGGGAAGTCATTACTATCACGCATGGCTGTTGGTTAGAATAGTCACTTAGCCAGCCAAATCTGTTTTGTCTGCGGGGGAAGTGATCGGTTCGGCCTGAGGTATGTCAATACTGCACGAGGCGAAGACGGAGACGGCTCACTGCCCAGACCTCAGTTTGTTGTACACCCTGTCCTCCATTTTACGCACTTCCCGACAGAAAACGTCCATCGCCACATGTGGAACAAAGACCTCCGCTAACTAGCTTTTATTGTACAGATAATTGCTTATATTTTGTCCTTGTAACTTTACAGTACATGTGTTTACGTAGCACCTCAGTGTGGaggcaggcagcagcagagcagagtttATGGATCAAGGAGAGGATCTTATTACCTGAACTGGACCTTGGAGgagtcaaaatgtatttttgtgtgttgtggggTCAGAACTGTTCTTCATGAGCTACCTTTCAGGACAGGTGTGATTAGTTGAGGAAAAAATTTTGATTTAACTTCTAGAAGAAAACCCTCAGTGTTTGGATCAActtattgtatgtgtgtggagTTTTAATGTGATGCTTCACTCTTCGACTCAATTATGTAAGAAAACTGTCAGTGCAGTATCCTCTTGAGTATAAATACTCAAATCCTGTTAGAAACTGGCCTGACATATCTGTTCTGCTTTCCTTTACATGTTCTGAATCACCATAAAGTCAATATTGGCTCTCTTTCAAGAACAATGCAGCATTCACGACTCAGTATACCTGAAAAATCTTTAGGTACCAGTTCAGTATTGCCTGAGAGTCAAGTCATGTGCATGACAAGCGtgcttctcttttcctctgttcccacatcaaacacaaacacagaacccCAGTGTTGTGCCGCATGTCACGTAGCAGTGAAGAGAAGCTGCGTCTATGCATATCCTATGAactatttatttgtctttttattttttttaaagtagggTGCGTTTGCTGATAGCTGACGCCTGTAAGGTAGCTGCTGGGTGACACCTGGCTCCACAGCAGAGGCGTGGTAGCACTTAACTTCCTGTTCGTTTAGGCAGAGCCCACCTATAACAAGATAATAGACGACAGAAACAGCTGTTTAATGACAATGAAAGCCAGCGAGGTGTCGTATAATAATCTTATTGATTTTTGAATGCGTTTTAAAGATTCTAACAATGCCCTTACTGACAAGTTTGTATGTTTTACCCATGTAAATGTGTACAGAGAAGTTTAAGAGGCCTTCCTAATGTGGCTAGATATTTTCATATGTCATGACTACAGGTTGGGTATTACAGTTAATGGAATGATTCAAATAATAAGGTTAGCATTAGGACAGCATGCACTGTAAAATCAATAAGAGATTGACAAGTCCAGTGCATGAAACATTATCAGCTAACGCCTCTGTATTTGCATTCAGCTTAAAGAAAACAGACAGGGTGAAGTCTTTGAGCTTCAGTAGCTCCCTGATGGAAGAGACTGGATGGAATTCTGCTATCAGAGCATCAGAGACATCCTCCTGCAGAGAACAGAGCTCCCACACCACCACAtcctctaacacacacacacagtgaggataATACGCCCTCTGCATGCACGGGTACTGTTTTACTCTGCTCGTGTTTTCACTGAATTCCTTGTTGTCATCAGCTGCGACGTGCTCATCAATCCTTCGCAGAAAAATACTCCCCAATAACTCTCTGTGCTTGTCGGGACCTGCTCTGAGCTGCACATGGGTGCAGCTTGTAGAGCAATTGTTCccaaaaaaagcattttaaagtCAGTTTAGTTGATGCCAGTAGAAACAAGCTACAATCGGATCCTTTTCTTAGTCCACACATTTCTAATCAAATGGTGCCAGACGATCAGTTTTAGTCAAACTCTGTGTGACTGCCTGTGCGCACACAATCTGAAACACAATGTGAAGTATAGAAAGATAAGACGCTCATTAGATCCCATTTACTATATCTTAGTTTTTTTGTATCTGAATGTGCAAACAGTTCTGCAGTGACCCTGACCTGAACATGGTCTGTAGCTGTATGTGACTAACGTGTTAAGTGAAGTTCTAATAACTGATGAAGTAGATTCATTGAACTAAATTCAGTAGCGATCGATGTTTCGTCCTCCCAGTTGAGACAAAACAGGCGTGTCTTCCTGTGCAGATCACCACTGACAACTCTGCCAAGAACAGCAGAGAGGATATTGTCTCAACAAGATAAAACACATAGTGTGACTCACTGCATTGTGGGTTTGCTTGTACAGCACTGATGTTCAGGTATTTTGTTACGACACAGAAGCATCTGCTGgctaaaagttttttttttttcactcgtGGTCACAACTCCCTATAGATTGTCTCTGTGAtacataaaacacatcacaggatgtatgaatgtatgattATATGAATGTGGCATTGACTGTGTTCACATCTGTAAAAAATTATTCATCTtgaatgaacacaacacagactgtTGAGCAGTGCGGCACAAGAAGGACTGTAAATAtgtaagataaagaaaatagaCTGCGAGCGACGGGAGCTATCTCTCGGTTTACTTGCGGTGGTTTATTTACCTGAAGGGTTTCTGGCAAAGCACAGAGTGGAGCATCACTGAGCACAGGAGCTTTGACTCATACAAACATTACGCTGCCATTTGTGAGCATCATAATGCCTTATATGTTTAGATGCAAAATTGTGCCTCATTTTCATttaaggtttgtttttgtttttcttgggaGAATCACTGAAATGTATCCATGACATATTTAATGTAACCATGGTGTTTCCCATTAGTCCTGCTCTCTGCGACAGGAGCACATTTACTAAGAACTTGTCGGTAACTGTGCAAGTACCCAGAGGTGTGACACCATGCTTCAACGTAATGGTTAATAATCATAAGAATGGATTCTAGTTTAATGAGACGCACAACCTGCAAcaggtttggtttgtttgcttcAATTTGCAGTGCTGTTACATtgacaatattaaaataaagatcCTATTACACTGCTGTGACTTCGGTATTATGCAATATTTAATAAACCATTTAAACCAGTGggtgtgctgtgtgtgctgaTTTCTGATAGCAGCGTTCACTTCCTTGTATTCTGGCTGCTCTGAGCTTCACATGTGTAACAGATGGTTAGAGGTAGAATCCCATTAGGGTGATGATGttgacagaaatgttttcacagtCTGGAGCAgacactttaaaacacatcacaaagGCCTCAGTGTAAAACAAACTATTTCAAGGACTTCTTCACtggcgtgtctgtgtgtgagggccTCATGTTGGAAGTTGCATGTAAACCCACACAAGAAAGGACGTGTCTCGTTGAGTCTGGCTGCCCggagctttctctctctccccctgtacTTTGAGCAGAGATCCTCTGGCAGGAATTCAAGGTCTGGGAGCGGCACATTCCACATCCTGGGATTTAGCTCTACCATAAATGGTAAGCTCGCATATAACACGGTGACGTAGCCAGGCCGACATCCCTAAAACAAACAGTGCAGCTCAtctgagagcagcagaaaaacGAAGAGGGATCACTCTGCTCTGCTTTCAGAGGATTCTCGTCACATGGGAAGATTGATACGAGTCAGCTGCACCCACCTCCCAACCCCTCAGTCCCTGTAGTATTTTACCTCGTAAAAGTAAAACTGTATTCAACTTTACACCTCACACAAAGttaaaattactttttacaAGGGGTAGTGCATctattttaaatgacatgatCTGTCAATGTGAATCCATTTGtgatttacacaaaaacaaactatgcacatgttttttctttctcattcaaCCTGAGCCACAAGACTTTCTGTTCCTTGATTTTAACCAGATTTATATCACAGCCAAAATTAACACGTTCATGCAGTTTGAAATGACTGTCAACAATTCTACGATAATGAGATTGGAGTTGTATTTCAAATAAGTAATGTCCCGCATGTGTCCTGATATGAAACGAATGGGTGATAACATATGGGGTAAAGATGTTTGTGAAAGTGACTTTTCAGAAATTGTACTCTCAATTTAAAGGTTAAAGTCTGGCTCCATACTTttccataaaaataaaaaaactatcaAAGTAATAAATCTGTCTCTTAATACTTTACGAGGATCCTATCTGGTCTGCGGCCTTCAGCCCTACCCCCTGCCCTTTAAAATCAGCACACAGGCAAGTTATAGATGATTTACTTTGTTAAACAGCAGAtaactgttattttttttatcatacatTACTCACACAggagaaataatatatataggtttaaaaaatacacttgTCTATTTTTGTacgtttatatatattatgttctTTTGGAGGGGCGCTATTTTCAGGTATATCTGCAGATGAATACACATTTCGTGTACTAATATATATGTACAGTGACCATGTTTAAAATGTTGCGGTAACATGTGATCGTGCAATGATGTAGCTAATTGATAATAGTAATTATAATTATACACTTTTTATAACCAATCTTTGTTAACACAGTTACAGGTTGCTTTACGATTAAAAATGAAGAATTGAAGTCAAACGATagaaaacactgatcacaaTATACATGACTACACATGTTACAGATGAGAGAGGAGTAAAAACACGATTAacttttaaactattaaaaaacTCTTGTAGAGCTGTTGGGTGCAGATGAATATGGTATATTAGAGAATAAGATCTGTTTagtgttgctgtttgttttttcgtGGGATTTGTTAACAATACAAatagtttagtttttagtttagaACATTTCTACCTTCTTACCTGTACGGAGGTGGTCACGTGACCCGTGCTCTCACTTCCCGTCTCACTTCCCCctcgcacacaaacactgtggagTGATGCATCCTCACAGAACACGATCTGTGCTCTCTCTGTGTTATCACTGAGGAAGTTTTAAAGCGTGTCGGACTCGAACCTGTGGGTCCTCCCTCCTCTGGAGCTCCAGCCCGggttcatacacacacacacacacaccgctgcaCATGTCGTTCACAGCCCGTAGAGCACCGCTGGAGTCAGACAGCTGTTAGAAGCTCCGGCTCACCTCAGTCAGCTCCGCTTCAACTACAGACACGAGCCAGAGTCAGAGTGATGCCTGTCCGGGTGGTGATGCAGGGTCCCGGGCCCTGGGGGTTCAGGCTGGTCGGGGGAAAGGACTTCGAGCAGCCGCTGGCCATTTCCCGGGTAAGTGGGTCCCACTGTTGGTTAGCTGCTGCTTTGTTGAAGTGTGCCCACACCTGAGGCTCCTGGTCCCGAGCAAACTTTCTCCTCTGCCGGGTTCACTGGGAGCAGCAGTTAGCTTAAGTTAAGAGCCGCCGTTACTGCACGGTGGAGCTAACCTGGTGTCATTCTAAtggagctaacgttagctgctgTACCCTCGGCATCTAATTACTGGCGTTAATGACCTGCCCAGTGTAACCTTCTGTGTGAACCTcctttacattacattacacgAGACCAGGTAATGAACTACGTGAGTTCATGTTGGTGAATTGTGTTTTATTAGCTTTTAGCGTTAAACAATAGTCTGATTATGTCATGGCTGCACTTTTACATGCACTTTGAGTCATAACTTCAGATTAAAAGCACGCCCTTTATTTTGACATCCTTTGTGTTGTTAAACTCCTGTGCCTCCTGTGTTCTTCATTCTGTCGCTTCACTCCAGCATCACTGCAGGTCTTACCCACAGGTCTTACCCACAGCTCTTACACAGTGACAGTCCTGTGTGCAGCCTCTTTACACTGAAGGGGAGGCTGCTGTTGTTATAGTGGCTGGGTCAGTCCACCCAAAGCCATGAGGAATTCCAGGACTTTTCCAGGGTCTTATCTCTGCTCGTCTTCGACAGAGAGGCTGCTCTCTGAGACACAGGCTGAACACACCTCTGCCACAGTGTTGACTGTAAACAAAGGAGTCTCAGGAGTCAGGTTGGGGCAGCGGTGGGTTCTGGTTAGACGAGAAGCTTCAAGAAAGAACGTGTGGAAATGGGCTGAATGTGACTCAAATTCAGAATTGCGTCTCTTGTCTTTAAAAACTTAACTCTGTGAGTTATGTAATGCTCCCCAGTAGTTTGTCTGTCAGAACTAAATGGTAAGCACATCCTTGAAGCCTTTGACCCAACTCCTGACTGCAAGGACAAGGAAGAAGGTTTATCATTTGCCTTGTTAATTAGAGGGGCAGATTATATAAGATTattcttctttctgctccttttcattcgagatttgagattttgtgtttgtatttaagtagTTTTTTGATTGATGAATGAAATTAACGTGTATATATGAGAAAGCAAGGAGTATCCTGGCAGATAAAATCCCATCCTCTCTTCAGCCAGTTTCAGCTTTGAGCACCGGATTCCCTCTGGCAACTCGGAGTGTGTTTAAAACGTCCTTTATTCCAAGTGCCATAAGAATTCCTAACTCCACAAAGTGACATCCAGTCCACAGAAAGACTCTTTATGTGCAATACAGCCCTGTGTGTACATGTCAATTTTACTAATTGCCTGTCATTGATTCTATGTTGTTTTATGTTATCACTCTTGTcatttttgcttgtttgtttttctgctctcatGTAGTTGCTTCTTGATTGGTGAGCCAAAAACAAGTTCTATTGTATTTATTCTATTTCAAAAGAGTATGAAAACATatataactagaatggcactcactAGAGTATACTCCACTGCTAAGGCCAAATAGCCAAATTCAAATACACTCATAGAAATCCGTTCCCTGAATATCCCTGTTCTTCAATTATTCTATGGGAAGTGTGTGAAAAATATAGCTCCATTTCAcaagttaaagaaagaaagaacaattCCCGGATCGGCTCTAAAATTGAATGAGTCAGTTGAAAGAGCTCCCTCAGTTCATGCTCCACCCCccacaacatttcataaatattaGTTTGGTCATTTTTGCTGAACCCTGCTAGAAATGCTGATGAATAACTTTGCCTCTGAATGTGTCTCAGAAGTTCAAtctaagaaaacaaaacaaaacattaccTTAAGTTCACATGCAGCACCCATTTGGTGATTTAGTATTAACCCTGTCTCCTGTGTTGTAGGTCACCCCTGGGAGTAAAGCAGCACAGGCCAACCTGTCTATCGGAGACATCATCTTGGCTATCGATGGCGAGCACACGGAGAGCATGACTCACTTGGAGGCTCAGAACAAGATCAAGGGGTGCATAGAGGAAATGGTGCTCTCCATAGACAGGTAGGATGTAGCAACATGCACTAGTGTGGTGAGCATAGCCGTGGGCCTGAAAAACCTGAGTAATATGAGACAGCTCAGCCACAATCAGGGTGTTCAAAGAGAGTGGCGTGATGTTTATTCATGCTCTTGCAAGGGCGAGTCTGCCTTTTGTTAAACTTAAATGGTGAGTATGAGAAGCCTGTGTGTGGTAAGCTCTGCTGAACTGCTGTGTCAGGTCAGCATTACATCACATCTTAGTGGTGGCAGATCAAGCAGCAGAGAAGTTCTAAAAATGGATATGACAGGCAGGTTGTAGAAGAAGAAGTATTAAGAAAGAATCTTTTGGATGAGGAAGCCAAGCAAAGGTAAAAGAGATGTTGGATTCAAAGACACAAATGCATCATCATGTTCATTTGCAGCAACAAAGGAAATAACCCACAAGTAGAAAATAATTCCAGCAAGTTACATTCAAACTTAACACAATTATAGCATCTTTCAAGTCTTGTTCTTCTTCCTGTGTTCCTCAGGTCAGAAACTAAACTGTGGTCGCCACTTTCATCCGAGGAGGGGAAGGCGCATCCATACAAGATGAATCTTGCCTCAGAGCAGCGGGTGTGTATCAACATTAAACCTGGATGTAGAGCTTTTAAAATGACTCCCCCAACTCTGTCATTTAGATTAAAACTGGAACCATTCACTTTTACAGGTAGACATATAGTTTCTGGAAGACTGCACATTCCTTTCCCACCACGCCCGCAAGGccttctgggttttttttttttacaatgccAATGATGAAGTCATTGTTTACTTCCCAACAGGAGGTTTCCTAGGAGATGGTAGTTTATCAGCCAAGGTCTGACGCAAGCCTCAGTTCCTGCCTGCTGAGTGGAAAGTTGAGGTCAAGCATGAATTCATGTAGGAAACGTTGTGACGTCgcctagtgtgtgtgtttcacaagtCACAGATTGCATATTTTTCTCGcatacacacaataacacatgtTTCAAGTGCTTGGATGGAGTCTGTCACTTTGATGCCacttttttttgacatttttaaaccactgtattgtttcttcttctgtgttcaCTTGCTTAAAGAGACTCTGGGGTATTCTGTAATTTAGATGTCAGACACTTGAAGCATGAGCTATATTTGGAGATTTTCCATGTTTCCACTGTGAAGCATGAGCTAGATTTGTTGGTATTTATGTGCCCACTTTGGTGGCATACCAGTGTCGTGACGTGTTTGTCTTTAAAAGACCATTAACTGGTTAGCTACAATTAAAGCCTGTCGTCATATATTATCCAGATTAATGATGCAGGACTTTGTGTGAAATTAGGAGCAGCAGTCTGAGAAGAAAGTAAAACTGGTTTGACATCTTCAGTTGAATATTTCCAAAGTTTCACCATTGTTGAGTTTTCTGCTGAAACAAGTGATGGTTGCGTGTTTACAAATGTTCAGTGATATTCGTAGACTGCATGTTGGTACATGTGTAAGATCCAGAGCTCATCTGAAGTGTCAAAAGTTAAAACAACCATCACTTCAAGTTTGCTCTGCGTGTGTGATGCATGGTTCAGTTATTTCATGAATATCAAATACCGCACTGATACTCAACACTTTTTTACTTAATACTCACAAGAAGCTTCAAcagaacatttttatattttcatttggaCAGGAGGTGAAACACATAGGCGCGACCCACAACAGGAGTGCGCTGCCGTTCGCTGGTTTTGGTTCTAAAGTTGTCACCAACCAGTACAACAGCCCGTCTGGGCTTTACTCTTCAGAGAACATCGAGAACTTCAACTCTGCTGTGGATGAAGTGAAGACCATGACTACAGCCACTGAGCCCACTGAGTCCAAAAAGCCTGACGACAAGTAAGAAAAACCTGAAATTACATCACACAAGTCCAGTCCAAGTGAAGACATGGTGGAGATTAAGGCAAGACAGACCCCAAAGTGAATATTTGACAAGGTTGTAAAGGTCTTTGATTGGGTTGAGGCTTATCAGTCTAGACTGAATGTCTTTGCATGCTATTGTCTCAAGGTACAACTTAGTGTCAGAATTATTCCTGATGCATCTCCAGTTTATATTTCcatgatttatatatttataaatcgATATTGAGTTTGCTATTTTGAATCAGATGTATTGGTACCTAGTTATATATCTCAGTTTACTACTTTATTGTTCCAGTAGGGGGAATTCATCCTGTGATGCACATACATTAGAACAATCACATAACACAACAGTAAAATcaatgaaagaataaataagATCAACCAGAATAGCActcacatacctccgccaaggcccaacagtccacttatgaagattcagatttttatttggatctgcaccaatatCAATCTTCACTATCtttgagttcttccctgactcataccacatcaTTCCACTAAGTGTCATGTTactccatccagtagtttttgcctaAATCTGCTAactatcagacaaactgaacaaaaacataaccgTCTTAGCAAAGaaattcatttttgaaaaagGTTGGCTCCTAAATACCGGAATAAGTTCATTGTAGTGGATTTATTTATTAGATAACTAAGCAAAAATGGAGTTTATAAGAATTTGGCTAGCTTTCAAATGGCTAGGTGATTTATAACAAGGCTTTACAAATCATCAGTAAAGTGGATATGATGGCCGAGGATGAAGAGGTATTCAAGAGTCCACTCAGCTGcagtcaaatgaaatgaatgcagcCTGTAAGACCAGGAGAAGACAACACAATAATAAAGTGTGTCATGAGATTAGGAAAAACAAAACGGTATTTTGTCACAGCTTTGCTCAGGTTTTTTCATCATCATGACAAAACGAGATGTCAAGTCTTCATCTCTTTAGAATGTCTTTACATTTGTGCGTCCTGGGAACCTACAGACATACTGAAATAAGCTCACTTGTTCTGCAGAGCTCCTTCAGAACCGTCAAAGACGAGCACTAGGCCGCCTGTGGCAGCAGATTCAGAGGTCTACAAGATGCTACAGGAGAACCAAGAGTCTGATGAACCTCCTCGGCAGTCCGCTTCATTCATGGTGCTTCAGGAGATTCTCGAGACAGGTACCACTCCTGTGTATTATTTACAGCTTCCATAAACTGTCACTTTAAATCAGAGAACAGATTTCTTGCTTAAAATGACAAAGTACGAGTGAAAGAGACGGTTTTTTCGTAAACACAAGACAGATTTTCAACCTGTGTGATGTTTGTAGGTGACTCTGATAAACCATCAGGGTTCAGGAGTGTGAAAGCACCGAGGACGAAGATCGGCTCGTCCTTGGGGAACACAGAGAAGTTGCCCGTCTGTGACAAATGTGGATCCGGGATTGTGTAAGTATTTTATGATTCCTCAGTACTGTTTTACTGTTggtgtgttttatttgctgtACGCGAAGGAACAAGATGAGTCATTTATGGCTCCATCAGGATCCAGATCTGTGTTCACTTCTTCCTTCATTAGATTTAGTTATTTTTGATTAGGTTGTTTATCTTGCTTTGTGTTTTCGGAAAACATTGTCACTAAAATGTTGTGATGCAACACAAAGGGCCCCAGAGGGTTGTTGTTTGTGGAGTTTGTCTCCTCCCTGTGGCTGAATATTGTAACAACCACTAAAAGATCCTCAACCCACAGcggtttttctgttgttgtctttattttcaccaactccattttttatttgagtggACTTTTCCTCTTTAGATTCCATACACTTTCATTTTGACATACATGTTTTCGTAACAAACAGTGTAATGAATCACTTTGCTCGTGTGCCGTCGAGTTAAAAAACTATACTGAATTCCAGGTATCGTTTTATTTTTGTGGTATTTAATGTCCACTGCTGACACTACAAAAtataacacattttttacagGTACTGCAGCACTGTCTTTAGATTTTCTTTGAATCATTCCTGGCTTCTTAAATGTTCGTTTCAGTTTCTGGGATTTCAGTGTGcagcatagactgtatggtGTGCACACAGCACTGGGAAGGGGTGGTGACCTATGCTTATTAGGAAACACTAGTAAACACTTTCAATTTACAAAGAAATGGCCTTCATCAATATCAGAACACAGATGTGACCGATTGTGCAATCCAGGAACATGTCATGAATCTGAAGTAGAGTTTTCTAAGTAAATTTCAGTAACTTCTTAAGAAGCTTAGAGGAGATCAGAAGACACTGAGCTGACTCATCTTTTCTTGTAAAGAAGTTATGGTTGAACGAGAACAAATCTCTGCAGTCAGGTTCATCAATCTTTCAGAGGAGTGAACATGTTGTTGCAACATGTTCATGTCCCAGCTTTTAAAAAGACATGTTCAACAATCCATCATAATTGTAATGCTGAGGTGCTCAAGTAGATTTAGCCATGGAGTACAGCTCCTAACCTTTCAACAGTGCACCTatgacaaacagaaatgtgtgtgtttaccgaATTTAACATGATGTTTATATCTACTTctgaaatgtgtgtatttaacaTGATGTTTATATCTATGTTTCAGGGGGTTGGTGGTGAAGCTGAGGGACAAGTTCCGTCACCCCGAGTGCTACACCTGCACAGACTGCAACATCAACCTAAAACAGAAGGGACATTTCTTTGTGGAGGACCAGATTTATTGTGAGATGCATGCACGGGAGCGAGTGACTCCGCCTGAGGGTTACGACGTGGTCACAGTGTTCCCCAAGTAGAGCGCTTGCTGAACTCGGCCTCAGACTGCACACCACTGTAGGACACACAACATAATCCAAGACATTCCAGTATTTAGCTCACGCTACTCCTCTCAGACGTAAAACTGTCTTCTCTCGCATTCTGCTACAGTACAGTCACTGGTGGGCAGGACAGTCAGAATctacatgtttgaaaatgttgatttgCACATTAACTTTGGCTTCTACAAAAGAAACAATAATGAATACAATGAAAAAATCTCATTTCTCGCTCCCTAAAACATTCTATTGGAATGAGTCGCAGTGTTGTggacatgtttgtctttgtacacGTTCTTTTCAACCATAGAAACAATGAAAGATCAAATTATTTTTCACCCCAAGAGACTTTTTCTAcacttttattaaataaataaaaccactttTATGCAGAAAAATATCTGAAACATACATCAGGATTATCATtgccaaataaatatttttagcTTCAACCACTTCTCTTGTCTTCCTACATCACTGATTGTGAAAATGGTCTTTTTGTGATAATAAGTTTAAGAAGAGGGCAACATGGTCATTTAAACACTTTCCATCCAGGAGCAGGCTCAGGGCACAGTTACAGCTGAGTGAggaaaatctgtttttacaaTAACTGAACAGACTCTGATTGTGAAGTTGATTCAAATAATAAAGCACCTGTAGATGGAGACATGCTGGTTTGAATGGTTGGTTTCTGGACAAATGGAGAAGAGAGCCACTGTCCATATGTCACTCATGTTTTATCCAGTTACTGATCCCTACAAGGAATTATAAAGTATCAATAGTGCAAAGTGTTTCTCAGATAATTTCCCCCACATACTGAAGTGAAATAAACGTTTTCTCGTCTTGCAAAGATTccacagttcatctcattgaCTGATGTGTGAGAGCTTGGGTCAAACTCATCCAAGCCCGTGTAACCAGAGTCTGAGGACAGGATGCTGGACGGGCTCCGGAGCTCCGACACCACCGGCAGGTAATCCGCAGTGTGTCCGTGCTGGTCCGCCATGCGCAGGGTCTCAGTCAGGGCCCAGATGTAGTTGTGCGCAAACCGCAGAGTCTCGATCTTGGTCAGCTTGGCGTCGTCGGGCAGCGCCGGTAAGATGCCCCTCAGCGCGTCCAGAGCCGAGTTGAGGTTGTGCATGCGGTGACGCTCCCTGTCGTTGGCCTTCACCCTGCGCCTGCCCCGTTGTCCACACCGTCTGATCCTGAGCTGCGGGTGTTTCGAGGACGCTGCTCCTCCGAAGACCGACGGTAGTTTCTGAAGAAAAGAGGCTTCTGCGGCGTCACCAGCTTCTTCTGCGGGGCTGCGGAGAGCCGGAGAAGACCTGCTGCGCGCCTCTGATTCTCTGGATGTGCGTATATCACCGGCTGCGCACCGAACAGTAGGAGACATTctgcacaattaaaaaaagattgttcattttatgtttattgaATGTCCCAGTG encodes:
- the pdlim1 gene encoding PDZ and LIM domain protein 1, yielding MPVRVVMQGPGPWGFRLVGGKDFEQPLAISRVTPGSKAAQANLSIGDIILAIDGEHTESMTHLEAQNKIKGCIEEMVLSIDRSETKLWSPLSSEEGKAHPYKMNLASEQREVKHIGATHNRSALPFAGFGSKVVTNQYNSPSGLYSSENIENFNSAVDEVKTMTTATEPTESKKPDDKAPSEPSKTSTRPPVAADSEVYKMLQENQESDEPPRQSASFMVLQEILETGDSDKPSGFRSVKAPRTKIGSSLGNTEKLPVCDKCGSGIVGLVVKLRDKFRHPECYTCTDCNINLKQKGHFFVEDQIYCEMHARERVTPPEGYDVVTVFPK
- the neurog3 gene encoding neurogenin-3, with protein sequence MSPTVRCAAGDIRTSRESEARSRSSPALRSPAEEAGDAAEASFLQKLPSVFGGAASSKHPQLRIRRCGQRGRRRVKANDRERHRMHNLNSALDALRGILPALPDDAKLTKIETLRFAHNYIWALTETLRMADQHGHTADYLPVVSELRSPSSILSSDSGYTGLDEFDPSSHTSVNEMNCGIFARRENVYFTSVCGGNYLRNTLHY